A stretch of DNA from Salvelinus fontinalis isolate EN_2023a unplaced genomic scaffold, ASM2944872v1 scaffold_0919, whole genome shotgun sequence:
GGCTACAACAAGTTAAAAGGAAACGAGTCAAGGTTCAAGTTCATTATAAaacgttttaataaataaaactgAGGTAGTGTCATTGGAATGGTTTGTTTCACAGTTTTGGTTATCAGTGTCGATACAATTCATTTTGGTTTGTATGGAAGAAAAGTTCCACAGTTTAACCAACTAACGTACAATTCCAAATTAACAAAATATACATGTGAATGTATCACACGGGTAGAACATTCAGAACATTTAATGGAACAATGTATTTAATAGGTCAAATGTTTGGATTACTGGGACCCACAACAGTGATTAATAGCAAATATTTGGTCTAGTATTTTCAGCACCATGGCGCACGTGTAGGCTATAAAAGTCCGTATAACCAGCACTATTCAGTCGGTTTAGGCATGTGCCGTGTATTGTATTTGGTCCTTTTCGACCAGGCCCAGCCCTAGAAATTATTAGACCAAACAATGTTTTTCCGTCTCCCTCTTTTGGCGCACAGCCAGCGGGGAAAGTCACCGTGGGAGAACAGGAACTCTTTTACGGTAACGATCAGTCACCTCTCACAAAACAAGCTCCAAGTTTCGGAGAAATCTCCACTGAGCCCGGGACAGCCCCGTTTCCAACATCAGAGACCACAGCATTTTATAGTGTCTGAACGCATATgcggcctcctctctctctacccggcTCATAACCGGATAGTGTTGCCCATGGCGCATTCCTCCTGCTCGGTCACAAAATTGTATTTATGAACCCAAATCAAAGCAAACTCTTCATTGTCCCTTCAAAACGCTGCAATAACTCTTAAAATGGGCACCGATGAGGCCAAGGAGTCCCCACTGACACGGTAGCAGTTCACAGAGCTCCGTATGACGTTATTTCTCCCTTGCTCCATTTTCGCTTTCTTGCAGGGGAGGAAGTCGGGCTCCGCGGCCACCTTGCCCCGTCTCTTCCTGGCGTTACCGTCAGGCCTCGACGGGCCCCGGTTCTCCTTGTCTTCCCTACTTGCTGTTACACTGCAGTGTAGCGGGTGTGAGCTCGTTTCGTCCTCGGAGGATGAGGCACTCTCCTGGGGCTGGGGGGTCACGGGTAGTCCAGACAGAGTCGAGGAAACCTCCCTCTCCAAAGGGTCTCCAGTTGTTTCCTCCATCGGCGACTCTTGCTGGACCGGCTCTGCTGCTGTCGTGGTTTCACAACTGGCCTGCGATGCGTGGTAGATATCCCGGGCGGACTGCATTACGAGCGTGAGCAGCAGGCTCCGGTGGAGACGGTGTCCCCCGCGCTGGGCGCGCGAGCTGTATAGTTTGCCTAGAGCGTGGACCATAATCCTCTTGGCCTCAGCGCTGACCTCCATGTTGTTGCTTATTATTGATCTTAAGACGTTTAAAGACTCGTAAATTtgattgccacaactttggacctTCCTTTACCATTAGGGCCTAGATTCTCCAAActtcacacaaacacagacatgaACGTGCCTGTACAACCCGCTTTATTATAACTTCGCTGACGTCAGTGGCTCGCTGTCATCTGAGAGGTGTAACTTCTTCCATGAGCTCCTCCTATGCCAAAAGCCCCACAAGAGCTGCGGATAACGTGTAGTAGCCTCCTACACTATATTTAGACTACTATTTATGACTCGACACATGTGTAGGTTGTGTTAGGCTGTGTTTATTTGTTCCACATTTGTTTGCATATTTGTGTAATTTGAACAACCGAATATGAATGCAAATCTGACTACTGTCAACAGGTCATAATACACTGTATACTAGGCTAATGAAAAAACAGAAACTGAGAAACCAATTAAATTCATAAAATATCGGTGACATTTAGTTGTTGCATTGTCTTACTATCACTAggctaattgtgtgtgtgtgtgtgtgtgtgtgtgtgtgtttggcatcTATTATTAAGTTGAAGGGAATTGCATTTAGTTTTCTTATGTAAGTGGATTGCTGCTTTCTTGAACATGTCTCTCTTGCAAAATAGATTAGCCTATAGGctaattaaaggttaaataaaacattttcatttGAGACTGTTCCAATTTTTTTAATGAATCCTTTGAACAAAAATGAAATGGCTAAAAGGCTAACAGCCATGCCTCAATAGCCTTATATTTAGCTTCTGGTATCAGGTCAAGACCACCAAAACCATTATTAAATGATTTCTTCTGGGAAAAGCTGTGTTGATAAATGACTCTTGACTCTTCATGTTGttggaggtccgtggggcgacgcacaattggcatagcgtcgtccgggttagggagagtttggccagtaaggatatccttgtctcagtatgtaaaatgtaatatgtaatatgtaaaaaatgtaaaatgtaataaaatgtatgcactctactgtaagtcgctctggataagagcgtctgctaaatgactaaaatgtaaatgtaaatgttgttctTGCTTCACATTACTATAACATTAGTCCCACGGGGGCTGTTTTTCAGAGGGGTTATCAACAGATGCCCATATAAAGTACATCCGACGGGTAACCGAGGCGCGTGCGCTGCAGTAGAAAACCCGTGACGCGCCTAGGAGACCCTTGCTTCCATTGGCCATATAAAGTGCGAAC
This window harbors:
- the ier2a gene encoding immediate early response gene 2 protein, whose product is MEVSAEAKRIMVHALGKLYSSRAQRGGHRLHRSLLLTLVMQSARDIYHASQASCETTTAAEPVQQESPMEETTGDPLEREVSSTLSGLPVTPQPQESASSSEDETSSHPLHCSVTASREDKENRGPSRPDGNARKRRGKVAAEPDFLPCKKAKMEQGRNNVIRSSVNCYRVSGDSLASSVPILRVIAAF